The following coding sequences are from one Bradyrhizobium sp. 200 window:
- a CDS encoding UbiA family prenyltransferase has translation MVAKAADTEFPRDKPLVVDLDGSLLLTDVLYESFLNVVPFGFRGTSTVLRANSKAAVKHHFAQTSELDYATLPYNTGVMDLIHVAKAQGRKVYLATAANAKHAKAIADHLGVFDGWFASDAVTNLSGTLKAEVLTAVLGKNGFDYIGNASSDFPVWEIADKAYGVGLSNSLERQLVALKGSNYVALDGNEGRRAWFKTLRVRQYVKNLLIFVPLAAAHQFTLADLITNVIAFIAFCACASAVYILNDLLDLKSDRAHPSKHARPFASGLVQLRTGLLMVPALVVFSLMLATTISPEFVGVLVGYFVLTSAYSVYFKRKMLVDVVVLAMLYTTRIVAGGVASQIQVSEWLFSFSMFIFTSLALIKRYVELATRLDRGLPDRSDRNYRIGDLDVVAALAAAAGLNAVTIFAFYVTSSDAQISYRHPKVLWLICPILLCWIGRALMMAHRRLMDDDPIVFALTDRISAIAIAAIIAAVIIATF, from the coding sequence ATGGTAGCTAAAGCCGCCGATACGGAGTTTCCGCGCGATAAACCGTTGGTAGTAGATCTCGACGGATCTTTGCTGCTTACGGACGTGCTATATGAGTCTTTTTTGAATGTCGTGCCTTTTGGGTTTCGCGGGACTTCTACAGTGCTCCGGGCGAATAGCAAAGCGGCCGTAAAGCATCATTTTGCCCAGACGTCCGAACTGGATTATGCGACCCTACCTTACAACACCGGCGTTATGGATCTAATCCATGTGGCCAAAGCGCAGGGCAGAAAAGTTTACCTCGCTACCGCAGCCAACGCGAAGCACGCGAAGGCCATCGCCGATCACTTGGGCGTCTTCGACGGTTGGTTTGCTTCTGACGCAGTAACGAACTTGTCGGGAACTTTGAAGGCCGAGGTACTCACAGCTGTCCTCGGTAAGAACGGATTTGATTACATCGGCAACGCTTCCTCAGATTTTCCCGTCTGGGAGATTGCCGATAAGGCCTACGGCGTCGGCCTTTCCAATTCGCTAGAGCGTCAGCTCGTCGCGCTCAAAGGTAGTAACTACGTCGCATTAGACGGGAATGAGGGCAGACGAGCGTGGTTCAAGACTCTTCGGGTCCGCCAGTATGTGAAGAATCTTCTTATTTTTGTGCCATTGGCAGCCGCGCATCAATTTACGTTGGCTGACCTCATCACAAATGTGATCGCTTTTATAGCTTTTTGCGCTTGCGCGTCAGCCGTTTACATTCTCAACGATCTACTAGATCTTAAATCTGATCGTGCGCACCCCAGCAAGCATGCTCGACCCTTCGCGAGTGGCCTTGTCCAACTTCGGACCGGCTTGCTTATGGTTCCGGCGCTCGTCGTGTTTTCTCTGATGCTGGCAACTACAATCTCACCTGAGTTTGTCGGCGTATTGGTTGGCTATTTTGTGCTAACGAGTGCCTATTCTGTCTATTTCAAGCGCAAGATGCTTGTGGACGTCGTGGTGCTGGCAATGCTCTACACGACACGCATTGTTGCTGGTGGCGTGGCAAGTCAAATTCAGGTTTCGGAGTGGCTTTTCAGCTTCTCTATGTTCATTTTCACATCGCTCGCGCTAATCAAGCGCTACGTTGAACTGGCAACGAGGCTCGACCGCGGCCTTCCGGATCGTTCAGACCGCAACTACAGGATCGGCGACCTCGATGTCGTTGCCGCTTTGGCTGCTGCGGCTGGCTTGAACGCTGTCACGATCTTTGCATTCTATGTTACATCATCCGATGCGCAGATATCCTATCGACATCCGAAGGTACTATGGCTCATCTGTCCAATTCTTCTCTGTTGGATAGGCAGGGCGCTCATGATGGCGCACCGACGCCTAATGGACGACGACCCTATTGTCTTTGCACTGACGGACCGTATCAGCGCAATCGCCATCGCAGCGATCATTGCTGCAGTTATCATCGCCACATTTTAG
- a CDS encoding TlpA disulfide reductase family protein: MVLRMESLSPPINVDSRGPPLMSFQPGSVYVVEFWATWCMPFIAAMFHLVQLQEKYKDGGLQVLGVAAHERARTADDTRTKLTAWLTKNLPNLNYRIAFDYTGEMNKLRLDRSCSCESPTSLVIDRDGYIASMDDAMQLDDVLSKVLDRIWRASDGS; the protein is encoded by the coding sequence ATGGTGCTGCGTATGGAGTCACTTTCTCCTCCGATCAACGTGGACAGCCGCGGTCCGCCCCTCATGAGCTTCCAGCCCGGTAGCGTGTACGTCGTCGAATTTTGGGCAACTTGGTGCATGCCATTTATAGCGGCGATGTTCCATTTGGTACAGCTGCAAGAGAAATACAAAGACGGCGGACTTCAGGTTCTCGGAGTCGCAGCTCATGAACGCGCTCGAACGGCGGACGATACCAGAACCAAGTTGACCGCGTGGTTGACGAAGAATCTTCCTAATCTGAACTATCGGATCGCGTTCGACTACACGGGCGAAATGAATAAACTTCGGCTGGACCGCAGTTGTTCTTGCGAGAGTCCCACCTCGCTCGTAATCGACCGTGACGGCTACATCGCCTCTATGGATGATGCGATGCAACTGGATGACGTTTTGTCGAAAGTTCTCGACCGCATCTGGCGCGCCAGCGATGGTAGCTAA